In Desulfomicrobium apsheronum, the DNA window ACCAGCTGCAGATGAACATAAGCGACATGGCCGTCATCGATCCGCGTGAAGCGGGCCTGGACCTGACCGACTTTCTGCCGTCCTCCGCCATTCCTCCCGAGGACCTTCTTCGTGAAATGGAAGAATTCCTCGGCACCGAACTGACCTTCAAACCATGGAAGGCCCTGTGCAAGAGCGTGCTGCACGACGACCGCATCCGCGCGTCCCTCTTGAGCGCGCCCGGAGCCAAGTCCATCCATCACGCCTATGCCGGAGGGCTCCTTGAGCACACCCTGGCCATCATGCGCATCTGCAGCGCCCTGTCCAGGCTCTATCCGGGAATCGACAGGGAAATTCTGCTCGTGGCCGCCCTTTTCCACGATCTGGGCAAGGCCTTCGAGCTCTCGCACGGCATAAGCCGCGAATACACCGATGCCGGCCGTCTGCTGGGACACATCCAGATCGGCCTTGAGGTCCTGGAGCCTTTCCTGCGCAAGACCAGGGATCTGCCCGAAGAACTGGCCATGCACCTCAAGCACCTCATCGTCGCCCATCATGGCGAGCTGGCCTTCGGGTCACCCTGCCTGCCCCAGACCGTGGAGGCTTTTGTGCTGCACTACGCGGACAATCTGGACGCCAAGATCAATACCGTTCACGGAGCCCTGACCGCGCCCGACGGCGAGGAAATCGGCGGCTGGAGCGAATACCACCGCACTCTTGGCCGCTACCTGTACCAGCCCATGCGCACGCCGGTCGCGACCACGGCGGCGGAACCGCAGCCCAAAACGCCCAAAAAAGCGACGCCCAAATCCGAGGAATCGCCCCTTTTAAAAGCCATGGGCATCACTCCAACATCCGGCAACCAGTAGGGAGGAAGCATGTTTCTCACTTTTGAAGGCATGGAGGGCTGCGGAAAATCCACGCAGTGCAAAAAGCTCATCGAACATTTCGTGCGACAGGGGCACGACGTCCTGCACACTCTTGAACCCGGCGGCAGCCGTCTGGGAAAGGAACTCAGGCGCATCCTGCTCGATCCCAAGAACAGCGACCTGTCCTCCACCAGCGAGCTTTTTCTGTATCTGGCCGACCGCGCCCAGCACGTGTCCTCGGTCATCCGGCCAGCCATGGAAGACGGCAGGACCGTGATCTGCGACCGCTTCGCCGACTCCACCGTGGTCTATCAGGGCTACGGACGCGGCCTTGATCCGAGCCTTCTGCATCACCTGAACGACGTGGCCGTGCAAGGGCTCTGGCCGGACGTGACGATCCTCCTGGACGTGGAGCCGGAGATCGGCCTGAAGCGTGCCCTGACGCGCAACATGCAGGACAACAAGACCGCCACCGAGGGCCGCTTCGAAGCCGAGAGCATGGCTTTTCATACCCGCATCCGCGAAGGCTATCTGACCTGGGCCGCACTGCACCGCGGCCGCTTCCTGGTCGTGGACGCGGGCCGCAATCCGGAGGCCGTGTTCGAGTCCATCCTGCGCGGTCTGGAGGAGAAAGGCCTTGGCTAAGCCGGAAGTGACAGGCCTGATCCTGACCCTGAACGGGGCAAGACATCTCGACGCATGCCTCACGTCCCTGGATTTCTGCGACCGGATCCTGGTCGTGGACTCCGGCAGCACTGACGCAACGGCAGACATCGCCGCCGCTCACGGAGCCCAGGTGCTGGTCAACCCCTGGCCCGGGCCCAAAAAGCAGTTCGAGCTCGCCTTCGAACACATCGCCACGCCCTGGGTGGTCTCCCTGGACCAGGACGAAATCCTGTCCGATGAGCTGCGGGCGTCCGTCATCCAGGCGCTCCAGGACCCTTCAGACATGAGCGCCTTTCTCTGCCCCCGCACCTCCTACTATTTCGACCGCTTCCTGCGCCATAGCGGCTGGTACCCGGACCTGCTGCCCCGCGTCTTCAAGCTGGCCGACACGGGCGTGCATGTCTCCGGGCCGCACTACGGATTTGAAACAAAAGGAAAGACCCGGCGCCTGGCCGGAGACATCATCCACTACCCCTACGAAAACCTGAAGCAGCATGTGGAAAAGATAAACTACTACACGCAGATCGCCGCCGAAGAAATGCACGCCAAGGGAAAGCGGGCGGGCGTGGCCACGGCCATCGGCCACGGGCTGGCCAGGTTCATGAAGATCTATTTTTTCAGGCGGGGTTTTCTGGACGGCAAGGCCGGATTCGTGCTGGCGGTCAACTCGTTCTTCTATGCCTTTCAGAAGTATATCCGACTGGCGGAGCTTGGCGCCAAAAAAACGCAATCATCCTGAACCTATTCACACACCCGGCGTCATGAGCCGGGTCCGACTCAAAAATGTGAATGGCGTACCGCTTCAGCCGATGCCGTGAGGCCTGGCCATGTCCAAGGGTCGGACCAGGCTGTCGAAGGCGTCCCCGTCCAGATAGCCGAGCGCAAGACAGGCCTCCCTCAGGGTCAAGCCCTCCACATGAGCCTTGTGCGCCACCTCGGCGGCTTTGTCGTAGCCGATGACCGGCGAGAGGGCCGTGACCAGCATGAGCGAATTTCCCACATGCCGGGCGATGACCGTCTCGTCGGGCGCAAGGCCAGTCAACGCGTGAACGGTGAAGCTCGCGCAGGCATCGGTCAAAAGGCGCATGCTCGTCAGCAGGTTGAAGATCATGACGGGTTTGAAGACATTGAGCTCGAAATTGCCCTGGGAGCCGGCCATGCCCACCGCCACGTCCAGTCCCATGACCTGCACGCAGACCATGGTCATGGCCTCGGACTGGGTCGGGTTGACCTTGCCGGGCATTATGGACGACCCGGGCTCGTTGGCAGGCAGGATCAGCTCGCCCAGCCCCGCGCGCGGACCCGAGGCCAGCCAGCGGATATCGTTGGCGATCTTCATCAACGACCCGGCCAGGGTTTTCAGGACTCCCGAGGTCATGACCACCGCGTCGTGGGCCGAGAGGGCCGCGAAAAAATTCGGGGCGGGCACGAAGGGCAGCCCCGTGAGTTTGGCAATCCGGCCTGCGGCCACCCGAGCGAAATCCGGATGCGCGCCCAGGCCCGTGCCCACCGCCGTCCCGCCCAGCGCCAGCCGATACAGATGCGGCAGGCAGCCGCGCAGCCGCTCCAGGTTGTCCTCCAGCAGGGCCGCATACCCCGAAAACTCCTGACCAAGGGTCATGGGCACGGCGTCCTGCAGATGGGTGCGCCCGATCTTGACGATGTTGTCCCACTCCTTGGCCTTGCGCGCCAGTTCGCCATGCATGGCCGCCACGGCTGGAATCACCTCACCCGTGAGCATGAGGGCCGATGCGATGTGCATGGCCGCCGGGAAGGTGTCGTTGGATGACTGGGACATGTTGACGTGATCGTTGGGATGCACGGGCGTCTTGCTGCCGAGCGTCCCGCCGAGCAGCTCGATGGCCCGGTTCGCGACGACCTCGTTCACGTTCATGTTGGTCTGGGTGCCGCTGCCCGTCTGCCAGACATGCAAGGGAAAATGCCCGGCCAGCTTGCCTTCCACCACCTCGCGGCAGGCCGCCATGATGGGTTCGGCCAAGCGACGGGGCAACTTGCCAAGCTCCAGATTGGCCTGCGCCGAGGCAAGCTTCAGGATGCCCAAGGCGTGAATGATCTCCCCGGGCATGAGGTCGCCGCCAATGCGGAAGTACTTCAGGGAGCGCTGGGTCTGCGCGCCCCAATAGCGATCCTCCGGCACCTCGATCGGTCCCATGCTGTCGGTCTCGATGCGCTTTTTCGCCATGCGCCCTTCCCCCTTGCGAAGTTCAGATTTTCTTGATCACGTTCTGAAGAGGCTTCTTGTTTGGCCCCTGGGTCGGCCGCACGGGATGGCCCACGGGGATGACGGCCATGAATTCCCCCTTGGGCTCCTGCAGAAAGGTCAGGATCTCGTCCTTGATCAGGTACAGGATGCCAAGCCATACAGCGCCAAGACCCATGGACGTCGCGGCCAAAAGCAGGTTTTCCACGGCCGCGGCCGAACTCTGGATCTCCATGGTGCGGAAGAAGTCAAAACCCATCTCCCGATCGACATGAAAAAGCTCCGTGCCGTGACTTATCAGGTCGCCGGTGTTGATCACGGCGATGGTCACCGGAGCCGAGGCGATGCTGCGCGCGGCCATGCGCAAGAGCGACGAGGCCGGTTTCTGGAATGTCTTGGAGGCCGAAGAGACCAGCTCGGCCAGATTGCTCCGCGCCTCCCCTTCCAGGATGACGAACTTCCAGGACTGACGGTTGTGCGCCGAAGGAGCCTGATTGGCGGCGTCGAGCATGGCCATGACCATGTCCTCGGACAGATCGCGCGGCGCGAACTGTCGAATGCTGTGCCGAGCGTGGATGGTGGCCAGAGTTTCATTGTGGTGATGATTCATGTATTCGTCCTTTGTTTAACGGATCGCAAGGCGGATTGACTTTGGCATGACACCGGCGCACAAGCGGTGGCCGGGTACGCCGCCCTTCACTTCAAATTCACTAGCTCCAACATGGCACGCAAGACAACCACTTCCAGCCCCCGGCGCGCCAAGCCGCGCACAGCCGCAAAGAAGCATGCCGCATCAGGGGGGCCGCTTCGCCGCGTCCTGCACGTTGTCGGCTGGATTCTGCCGGGAATCGTGGCCGTCATCCTGATCCTGCGCTTCGTGCCGCCGCCCACCAGCGCCTTCATAATCACCTGCCAGGCGGAACGGATGCTGGGGCTGGCTTCCGGTCCCGCCGTGATGCATGAATGGACGCCCATGCGGCGCATCCCAAGGCACATGGCGCTGGCCGTGGTGGCGGCGGAGGATCAGAACTTCCCGAACCATTTCGGCTTCGACGTCGATGCCATCGCGCGGGCCGTGGAGCACAACAAAAAAAGTCAGAGCGTCCGGGGGGCGAGCACCATCTCTCAGCAGACGGCCAAAAACCTTTTTCTGTGGTCCGGGCGCAGCTATGTGCGCAAGGGCCTGGAAGCAGGACTCACGGTGCTGATCGAACTTCTCTGGTCCAAGGAAAGAATCCTCGAAGTATATCTGAACATCGCCGAATTCGGTAACGGCACCTACGGCGTGGGAGCTGCGGCCAAGCGGTTCTTCGGCAAGACTCCGGCCGGGCTGACCACCCGCGAGGCCGCGCTTTTGGCCTCGGTGCTCCCGAATCCAAAAAGATTTTCGGCGGCTCGCCCGTCTTCCTATCTGCTGCAAAGGGCGCACTGGGTGCAAACCCAGATGAAGCAGCTTGGACCAAACCACATAGACTGGCGCTAGGCGCCACAGAGGTCACACATGTCCTCCATCCGTTCCACCAAGGAGAAAGCAGCATGAACCCCGGTATTCTCGCCGCCATCGGAGCCTACGCCAGCTGGGGCATGCTGCCCATCTACTGGAAGCTTTTGGGCCACGTGCCCACGGCCCAACTGCTCTGCCATCGCATCACCTGGTCCTTCGTGGTCCTGGCCATCTTTCTGGTCCTGACCCGGCGCATCGCCAGATTACGCAGCAGCCTGTGCCCCTCGGTGTGGGGCAGCTATGTCCTGGCCAGCCTGCTCATTGGCGTGAACTGGTTCATCTATGTCTGGAGCGTCAACGCGGGCTATATCGTGGAGGCGAGCCTTGGATATTTCATAAATCCACTGCTCTCGGTGCTGCTTGGCGTCTTCTTCATGCGCGAAAGACTGCGCCCCCTGCAATGGGCGCCCCTGGGCCTGGCCGCGGCGGGAGTGATCTACCTGACCTTCGATTACGGCCGCCTGCCCTGGATCGCCTTGACCCTGGCCGTGACCTTCAGCCTCTACGGCCTGGTCAAGAAAAAGGCGCCGCTCGGCGCCTTTGAAGGACTGACCCTGGAGACGGGCCTACTCCTCGTCCCCGCCCTGGCCTGGCTTGGCTGGAGCGAACTCTCGGGAGTAGCAGCGTTCCTGCATGCAGGCACCGGCTCGGACCTGCTGCTCATCGGCGCGGGCGTGGTCACCACTGCGCCCCTGGTCATGTTCGCGGCCGCCGCGCATCGCATCCCGCTGTCCATGATCGGCATCCTGCAATACATCGCACCGACCATCCAGTTCCTGATCGGTGTCTTCATGTACCACGAGCCGTTCTCCCGTACTCAATTTACCGGATTCGGCATGGTCTGGCTGGCGGTACTGCTGTTCTGGCTGGAGCGCTGGAGCTTTGGAAGAAAACTACGCCACTCGGCCTGAAGCGAGAACACTAAATCAACTTTTTTAGAATACGAAAAAAAAGTTAAGAGCTTGAAAAATCAACCAAAAATGAATCATCCCTTATTTTTGCCGTTCCTGCAGGTGCCTATTGCGTATTTCTTTTTCCTTATCCTGGCCCAAAATCCAAAGTTCGGCGTATTTTAAAAATGTATAGTACGAAGAAAGAACGCAAAGCAAAAAGCCTTGCTTTCCGTCGAGCATCCCTTTCTGAAATAAATACATGCGAAAAAAACGCAGCACAGCTCGAAAAAAAGCCCCAACCAGTGAGCTTTTTTTTCCCTCCGCATCTTTCATTTTAGCCCAATCGTTAGCATATGATGCAGATTTTGTCACATAATGACGCAAGTCCTTATATGGATAATGCATCAAATCATTTACCAATGTCTTGACACAGAAAGAATCACGGATTTCAACTTGTTCATGAACATTTGCATCATCATAATGCGTCAAAGCTAACGGATATAATCGCACAACAGGCTTTGGATACCAGCCACAATGTCTGATAAATCTACCGAAAAACCAATTCAAACGAGGAATAGCATACACATTATTAGCAGTTCCTTGACGTAAAACAGAAAGTATTTCATCACGAAGTGCTGAAGTGACACGCTCATCAGCGTCAAGCCAAAAGCACCAACTCGAAGTCACGTAGTCTTGGGCTATCTGCCGCTGTCGGCCAAAGCCCTGCCACTCCAAGTTCTGATAAAACCGCGCCCCATACTGTTCCGCAATTTCCTTCGTCCTATCAGTGCTTCCCGAGTCAAGAACCACAACCTCGTCAACCCAGCCAATCACGGACGCAAGGCACTCTGACAGATGGGTTTCTTCATTTTTTGTAATGACGAGTGCAGTGACAGTGTGTCCGTCATGGATCATGCAGGCTCCCTTGAAACATCCATCATTCTTGAGGTGAAGCCCCATCCCGGCGTGGACGGCGGGGCGATTAATCTTTATAGCATCCCAATCAAAGAGACGGCCAAGGGCTATCGCAACGCCCACGACATAGCAAGGAGGATCCATGCCTGAAAAAGCCATCACACTCTACGCCTTAAGCACTTGCATTCATTGCAAGAAAACCAAGGAATACCTCGACGACTGCGGCGCCAAATACGACTGCATCTTTGTCGACAAGCTCGAAGGCGATGAACGCAAGCAGATCATCGAGGCCATCAAGAAAATCAATCCCAAGCTGTCCTTCCCGACCCTGCTCGTGGATGAGGAAGCCATTGTCGGTTTCAAACAGGATCAGATCAAAGAAGCGCTGGAGAGATGATGACTCCCGAAGAACTTTACGAAAAACTGCGGCCCCTGCAGGAAGCCAAAGGCTATTTCTTCAACAAGGACAAGGCTTTTGTTCTTGACCTCATGGAGAGTCTGCTGATCAACCGCGAGCGTTACGGCTATATGGCCTGTCCCTGCCGCCTGGCTTCGGGCCAGCGTGAACTGGACCAGGACATTCTCTGCCCCTGCGTGTACCGCGAACCCGATGTGGCTGAATTCGGAGCCTGCTACTGCGGACTTTACGTGTCCAAGGAATGGAACGAAGGAAGCATCCCCCAGGAAACCGTCCCCGAACGGCGCGATCCCGAGAAGCTGATGGCGGGCCTTCTTTTCGAAGAATGATCGAGATCGGCTGACGCTGTTTCCGATGCGCCAGCCCCGGAGCAAGCCATGCGAGAACAGGTCGAAAAGGCGCTCGATACCGTGCGCCCAATTCTGCAGGCCGACGGCGGCTACGTTGAACTGGTGGACATTCTGCCCAGCGGCATCGTGCAGGTGCGCATGAGCGGAGCCTGCAAAGGCTGCCCCATGGCGCAGATGACGCTCAAGAGCAGCATCGAACGCGCCGTCAAGAAAATGGTTCCCGGCATCAAGGCCGTCGAAGCCGTCTAGTCGGACCAGGCCGCCCGACCGGAAAAATCCGGCCGCACATTTCAAACGCAACACTCATCCCACGCCGCCAGGCCGAAAGGTCCGGGTGCGGGACCAGCCGGCGTTTTTTTCGCCGTTTTTTTGGAAGAGCAACATGACTCAAATAGTGACTCGTTTTCCCCCCAGTCCGACTGGGTATCTGCATATCGGAGGCGCCCGCACGGCGCTTTTCAATTATCTGTACGCCCGTCAGAACGGCGGCAAGTTCATCCTGCGCATCGAGGACACAGATCAGGCCCGCTCGACCCAGGAAATGACCGACGCCATCATTGACGCCATGCACTGGCTGGGTCTTGATTTCGACGAAGGCCCCTATTTTCAGAGCGAGCGCGGCGACCTCTACAACAGCTACGTGGACAAGCTCGTGGAAACGGGCAAGGCCTACTACTGCTCCTGTACGCCCGAAGAAGTTGAAGAGATGCGCGAGACGGCTCGCGCTGCGGGACTCAAACCCAAATACAACGGCAAGTGCCGGGAACTGGGACTTGGGCCCGGACCGGGACGGGTGGTCCGATTCAAGACTCCGCTTTCGGGCAAGGTGGTTTTTGACGACACGGTCAAGGGTCCCATCGCCTGGGACGTGCAGGAAATGGACGATTTCATCATCCGCCGGGCCGACGGCTCCTCCATCTATCAGATGGCCGTGGTCGTGGACGACGCGCTCATGGGCGTTACTCACGTCCTGCGTGGCGACGACCACCAGAACAACACGCCCAAGCAGATCCTCATCTACGAGGCGCTGGGCTTTCCACTGCCCAAATTCGGCCACGTGCCCATGATCCTTGGCCCCGACAAGAAAAAAATGAGCAAGCGCCACGGCGCGACCTCGGTCATGATGTACAAGGATCTCGGCTACCTGCCCGAGGCCATGCTCAGTTACCTGGTACGTCTGGGCTGGTCTCACGGCGACGACGAACTCTTCACCATGGCCGAACTGCTGGAGAAATTCTCTTTTGACGGCCTTGGCAAATCGGCCTCGGTCTTTGACATGGACAAGCTCAACTGGACCAACAGCCACTTCATCAAGATCGGCGATGTGTCACGGCTCGCGGGCCTGCTGGACGAAATGATCCGGCAGACCACGGACTTTGAACCGGCACGGGACTATCTTGAAGCCATCGTGCCCCTCTTCCAGTCCAGGGCCAAGACCCTCAAGGAAATGGCCGAGCAGGCGACCTTCTTCCTGCATGGCGCCCACAGCCTGCCTTACGCCGAGGCCGCGGTGACCAAATTCCTCACTCCCGAAACACGGGAGCATCTTGCGATCCTGGCCGAACGCATGCAAGCACTGCCGGCCTTTGATCACAAGAGCCTCGAAGAAATGGTGAACGCCTATCTGGAAGAGACCGGCCTCAAGTTCAAGGCCCTGGCCCAGCCCATTCGCGTGGCCATCACCGGCACGACCATGAGCCCGGGGCTCTTTGAAACCATGGAAGTCCTTGGGCGCGAACGCACCCAGGAACGCTTCCGCAAGGCCCTGACCCTGTAAATCACGGCCCGGGAAACCGGGCCTTTTCCCGACCTGCCGGACGAGTCCATCTCGTCCATCTCGTCCACAAGGTCCACTCCATGTACGACTATCAGCTTCACAACACCTATACCGCCCAGGTGGCGGACGGCATCGAGGACCTCGCCCGAACCGAACTGGAGGAACTCGGAGCCACCGACTGCGCATGCGGCTTTCGCTACGTGCACTTCAAGGCCTCTGCCCGGGCGCTCTACCGCATCGTTTACCGCGCGCGGCTGATCTCGCGCGTGCTGGCTCCACTGGCGCGTTTCGCATGCCCGGCAGACCAGGATCTTTACAACGCAGGCATGGCCATACGCTGGACGGACTTTCTGACTGCGGACCAGACTTTCGCCATCTTCGCCAACGTCTCCAAAAGCGCCATCGGGCATTCCCAATATGCAGGCCTGAAACTCAAAGACGCCGTGGCGGACTGGTTCCGGGATCACACCGGCATCAGGCCCAGCGTCGATCCCCGCGATCCGGATCTGTGGCTGCATCTGCACATCCATGAAGACGTGGGCACGATCAGCCTGGATGTCTCCGGCGGGTCCATGCATCGGCGCGGATACCGCGTGCAGAGCGTGGAAGCGCCCATGAACGAAACCGTGGCTGCGGCGATAATCCGCATGAGCGGCTGGGACGGCAAATCTCCCCTCATTGATCCGCTCTGCGGTTCGGGGACCATTCTGTGCGAAGCCTTCATGCATGCCACCAATCTTCCGGCCGGACTGCTGCGCCGCAAATTCGGCTTCAACCGGCTGCCTGACTTCAACCCCCGGCTCTGGGATCTGGAACTCGCCGCCGAAACCACAGTGGAGCTTGAGGCCGACCTGCGCGGAAGCGACATCGACCCCGTCGCAGTGGAAGCCACGCGGACCAACATGTCCAGGCTGCCCGGCGGGGACGAGGTGATCGTCGGACGCCGGGACTTCTTCGAGCGGACCGACATGACCGGCACGACCATCATCTGCAATCCGCCCTACGGCATCAGGCTGGGCAAAAGCGAAGACATGGCCCCGTGGTTCAAGATGTTCGGAGACCACCTGAAAAAGCAATGTTCCGGCTCCACGGCGTACGTCTACTTCGGGGACAGGGCCTGGCTCAAGTGCATCGGTCTGAAACCGGAATGGAAAAAACCCCTCAAGAACGGTGGGCTTGACGGCCGCCTGGCCAAGTTTGTCCTGTACTGATCACCCCTCGAAGTGAGCACACATTTTCGCGTCCTCCTGTTGACAGATTACTTTCATTGATTCACTTTGAACTACCTTCCAATTTCCACGCCCTGCCCGCTCTCCGGGCAGGAATCGCGCTCAAATTGGCATCACGTTCTATACATTAAATAGGAGGCTTGTATGATCTTCGTGCTCCCGGATCTCCCCTACGCCAAGGACGCTTTAAGCCCGTGCATCAGCGCCAAGACCTTTGACTTTCATCATGGCAA includes these proteins:
- a CDS encoding 3'-5' exoribonuclease YhaM family protein, whose translation is MKHKKTYVRDLAEGNSISEVFALSKAQRKEAKNGPYWQLTLTDRTGNIEARIWYPQSQQFEALQAEQFVAVNGQVASFKDQLQMNISDMAVIDPREAGLDLTDFLPSSAIPPEDLLREMEEFLGTELTFKPWKALCKSVLHDDRIRASLLSAPGAKSIHHAYAGGLLEHTLAIMRICSALSRLYPGIDREILLVAALFHDLGKAFELSHGISREYTDAGRLLGHIQIGLEVLEPFLRKTRDLPEELAMHLKHLIVAHHGELAFGSPCLPQTVEAFVLHYADNLDAKINTVHGALTAPDGEEIGGWSEYHRTLGRYLYQPMRTPVATTAAEPQPKTPKKATPKSEESPLLKAMGITPTSGNQ
- the tmk gene encoding dTMP kinase, producing the protein MFLTFEGMEGCGKSTQCKKLIEHFVRQGHDVLHTLEPGGSRLGKELRRILLDPKNSDLSSTSELFLYLADRAQHVSSVIRPAMEDGRTVICDRFADSTVVYQGYGRGLDPSLLHHLNDVAVQGLWPDVTILLDVEPEIGLKRALTRNMQDNKTATEGRFEAESMAFHTRIREGYLTWAALHRGRFLVVDAGRNPEAVFESILRGLEEKGLG
- a CDS encoding glycosyltransferase family 2 protein — its product is MAKPEVTGLILTLNGARHLDACLTSLDFCDRILVVDSGSTDATADIAAAHGAQVLVNPWPGPKKQFELAFEHIATPWVVSLDQDEILSDELRASVIQALQDPSDMSAFLCPRTSYYFDRFLRHSGWYPDLLPRVFKLADTGVHVSGPHYGFETKGKTRRLAGDIIHYPYENLKQHVEKINYYTQIAAEEMHAKGKRAGVATAIGHGLARFMKIYFFRRGFLDGKAGFVLAVNSFFYAFQKYIRLAELGAKKTQSS
- the fumC gene encoding class II fumarate hydratase, whose product is MAKKRIETDSMGPIEVPEDRYWGAQTQRSLKYFRIGGDLMPGEIIHALGILKLASAQANLELGKLPRRLAEPIMAACREVVEGKLAGHFPLHVWQTGSGTQTNMNVNEVVANRAIELLGGTLGSKTPVHPNDHVNMSQSSNDTFPAAMHIASALMLTGEVIPAVAAMHGELARKAKEWDNIVKIGRTHLQDAVPMTLGQEFSGYAALLEDNLERLRGCLPHLYRLALGGTAVGTGLGAHPDFARVAAGRIAKLTGLPFVPAPNFFAALSAHDAVVMTSGVLKTLAGSLMKIANDIRWLASGPRAGLGELILPANEPGSSIMPGKVNPTQSEAMTMVCVQVMGLDVAVGMAGSQGNFELNVFKPVMIFNLLTSMRLLTDACASFTVHALTGLAPDETVIARHVGNSLMLVTALSPVIGYDKAAEVAHKAHVEGLTLREACLALGYLDGDAFDSLVRPLDMARPHGIG
- a CDS encoding nitroreductase family protein, giving the protein MNHHHNETLATIHARHSIRQFAPRDLSEDMVMAMLDAANQAPSAHNRQSWKFVILEGEARSNLAELVSSASKTFQKPASSLLRMAARSIASAPVTIAVINTGDLISHGTELFHVDREMGFDFFRTMEIQSSAAAVENLLLAATSMGLGAVWLGILYLIKDEILTFLQEPKGEFMAVIPVGHPVRPTQGPNKKPLQNVIKKI
- the mtgA gene encoding monofunctional biosynthetic peptidoglycan transglycosylase — translated: MARKTTTSSPRRAKPRTAAKKHAASGGPLRRVLHVVGWILPGIVAVILILRFVPPPTSAFIITCQAERMLGLASGPAVMHEWTPMRRIPRHMALAVVAAEDQNFPNHFGFDVDAIARAVEHNKKSQSVRGASTISQQTAKNLFLWSGRSYVRKGLEAGLTVLIELLWSKERILEVYLNIAEFGNGTYGVGAAAKRFFGKTPAGLTTREAALLASVLPNPKRFSAARPSSYLLQRAHWVQTQMKQLGPNHIDWR
- the rarD gene encoding EamA family transporter RarD, encoding MNPGILAAIGAYASWGMLPIYWKLLGHVPTAQLLCHRITWSFVVLAIFLVLTRRIARLRSSLCPSVWGSYVLASLLIGVNWFIYVWSVNAGYIVEASLGYFINPLLSVLLGVFFMRERLRPLQWAPLGLAAAGVIYLTFDYGRLPWIALTLAVTFSLYGLVKKKAPLGAFEGLTLETGLLLVPALAWLGWSELSGVAAFLHAGTGSDLLLIGAGVVTTAPLVMFAAAAHRIPLSMIGILQYIAPTIQFLIGVFMYHEPFSRTQFTGFGMVWLAVLLFWLERWSFGRKLRHSA
- a CDS encoding glycosyltransferase family 2 protein, which gives rise to MAFSGMDPPCYVVGVAIALGRLFDWDAIKINRPAVHAGMGLHLKNDGCFKGACMIHDGHTVTALVITKNEETHLSECLASVIGWVDEVVVLDSGSTDRTKEIAEQYGARFYQNLEWQGFGRQRQIAQDYVTSSWCFWLDADERVTSALRDEILSVLRQGTANNVYAIPRLNWFFGRFIRHCGWYPKPVVRLYPLALTHYDDANVHEQVEIRDSFCVKTLVNDLMHYPYKDLRHYVTKSASYANDWAKMKDAEGKKSSLVGAFFRAVLRFFRMYLFQKGMLDGKQGFLLCVLSSYYTFLKYAELWILGQDKEKEIRNRHLQERQK
- a CDS encoding glutaredoxin family protein, yielding MPEKAITLYALSTCIHCKKTKEYLDDCGAKYDCIFVDKLEGDERKQIIEAIKKINPKLSFPTLLVDEEAIVGFKQDQIKEALER
- a CDS encoding ferredoxin-thioredoxin reductase catalytic domain-containing protein gives rise to the protein MTPEELYEKLRPLQEAKGYFFNKDKAFVLDLMESLLINRERYGYMACPCRLASGQRELDQDILCPCVYREPDVAEFGACYCGLYVSKEWNEGSIPQETVPERRDPEKLMAGLLFEE
- a CDS encoding NifU family protein — encoded protein: MREQVEKALDTVRPILQADGGYVELVDILPSGIVQVRMSGACKGCPMAQMTLKSSIERAVKKMVPGIKAVEAV
- the gltX gene encoding glutamate--tRNA ligase — its product is MTQIVTRFPPSPTGYLHIGGARTALFNYLYARQNGGKFILRIEDTDQARSTQEMTDAIIDAMHWLGLDFDEGPYFQSERGDLYNSYVDKLVETGKAYYCSCTPEEVEEMRETARAAGLKPKYNGKCRELGLGPGPGRVVRFKTPLSGKVVFDDTVKGPIAWDVQEMDDFIIRRADGSSIYQMAVVVDDALMGVTHVLRGDDHQNNTPKQILIYEALGFPLPKFGHVPMILGPDKKKMSKRHGATSVMMYKDLGYLPEAMLSYLVRLGWSHGDDELFTMAELLEKFSFDGLGKSASVFDMDKLNWTNSHFIKIGDVSRLAGLLDEMIRQTTDFEPARDYLEAIVPLFQSRAKTLKEMAEQATFFLHGAHSLPYAEAAVTKFLTPETREHLAILAERMQALPAFDHKSLEEMVNAYLEETGLKFKALAQPIRVAITGTTMSPGLFETMEVLGRERTQERFRKALTL
- a CDS encoding THUMP domain-containing class I SAM-dependent RNA methyltransferase translates to MYDYQLHNTYTAQVADGIEDLARTELEELGATDCACGFRYVHFKASARALYRIVYRARLISRVLAPLARFACPADQDLYNAGMAIRWTDFLTADQTFAIFANVSKSAIGHSQYAGLKLKDAVADWFRDHTGIRPSVDPRDPDLWLHLHIHEDVGTISLDVSGGSMHRRGYRVQSVEAPMNETVAAAIIRMSGWDGKSPLIDPLCGSGTILCEAFMHATNLPAGLLRRKFGFNRLPDFNPRLWDLELAAETTVELEADLRGSDIDPVAVEATRTNMSRLPGGDEVIVGRRDFFERTDMTGTTIICNPPYGIRLGKSEDMAPWFKMFGDHLKKQCSGSTAYVYFGDRAWLKCIGLKPEWKKPLKNGGLDGRLAKFVLY